The following nucleotide sequence is from Brachyspira suanatina.
TTATATATCTATGATAGCTGATAAAATATATGCTAATGAATCCACTCTAACAGGAAGTATAGGGGTTATATCACAATTCTTTAATATATCAGAATTGATGGATAAATATGGCGTAAAAATGTACACAATAAAAAGCGGCAGAAATAAAGATTCTCTATCCCCTTTCAGAGAACCTAGAGAAGATGAATTAGCTTATTGGCAGGATATGACAGATGAATTTGTAGGACAATTCACAAATGTAGTTGAACAGTCAAGAGGAGATAAAATAAAAGTAAATAGAGAAGATGTATTTGATGGAAGAGTATTCAGCGGAAAAAAAGCTTTAGAAATAGGTCTTATAGATTCTATAGGAACTTTACATGATGCTATAAAAGATGCAGCTGAAATGGGAGGAATAGAAGACGAAGAGCCTTATATAATAAAGAAACCTAAAGAAAAAAATGATGTATTTAATTTATTCTTTGCAAATATTTCAGAAGCTATTAAACCAAAATCAAGCCTTCCTTTTCCTTATGATGAAATAATGAGCACAAAATATATTGGAGTTCCTATGTATATTTATATTCCAAATTATAATGGAGTAAATTGATGCAG
It contains:
- the sppA gene encoding signal peptide peptidase SppA: MSYEEEKENQENSSEEEYIADKKIEIKKEKSSKRELIFTILIIISIIVGAASIFLKNENKNISISGNINSSIQAQTALKDGIAIVDLNGVITHVSRKNSLGIEYPSVTEKLISDFEYYFKHPKVKAIVLQVDSPGGSLTSCEEALKYLQKLKEKYPKPIVASFRSMAASGGYYISMIADKIYANESTLTGSIGVISQFFNISELMDKYGVKMYTIKSGRNKDSLSPFREPREDELAYWQDMTDEFVGQFTNVVEQSRGDKIKVNREDVFDGRVFSGKKALEIGLIDSIGTLHDAIKDAAEMGGIEDEEPYIIKKPKEKNDVFNLFFANISEAIKPKSSLPFPYDEIMSTKYIGVPMYIYIPNYNGVN